The genome window AGGCCGGGTAAAGCCCGGAGGCGATGCCCACGAGGACGCCGATGATGATCGCCAGGGCGACGTACTCGAGCGGGTAGACCAGCGGAAGATCGACGTACCATGCCCCGAGGTAGCCGACGAGGAGTCCGAGCGCGGTTCCGAGGATCGCTCCGATCGCCCCGAGGACCACCGACTCGGCGAGGAACAGCCCGAGGACGTCCCGGTTCTGTGCGCCGACGGCTTTCATGATGCCGATCTCGCGGGTTCGTTCGGTCACCGAGACGAGCATGATGTTCGCGATGCCGATCGAGCCCACCACGAGCGAGATGGCTGCGATCCCCACGATGAAGTTCTGTAACAGATCGAGGACGTCCTGCAGTTGCTGGAGCAACTCGGCACTGGTCTGGAGGGTGACCTCGAGGTCGTCGCCCAGCAGGTCGCTCGCGTCGGATTCGTCGCTCTCGAGGTAGGAGAGCGCTCGCTCGCGGGCGGCGTCGACGTCTTCGTCGTCGGCGGAGCTGGCCTCGACGACGATGGCGAGATAGAGCGCGTCGTCTGTCTCGTCTCCGTCCTCGAGGGCTGCTGGCTCGTCCGCTTCCGGTCCGTCTTCGCCCGGTCCGTCGTCGCCGGGGAGCATCGTGGCGGCTTCCTCGGTGTAGTACGGATCAGTCGGCACGTAGACTCTTG of Natrarchaeobaculum sulfurireducens contains these proteins:
- a CDS encoding ABC transporter permease, with the translated sequence MRPLEFVRLSWRSIRGHKLRSALTTLGVVIGIAAVIAFVTLGASLQAGVIGDISPDDQRNAYGWAADPDVEGGPLAGAQPVFSQDDLETLNEAEAIDAAYGYMPLSTQALVYEDEISPQSDALVAAGPSYIREETLEEGRQFESGEREAVINPAVAGQFEENVSVGDELTIALQGGQQTTVTVVGITEDSEGLSPFEGFEPSPRVYVPTDPYYTEEAATMLPGDDGPGEDGPEADEPAALEDGDETDDALYLAIVVEASSADDEDVDAARERALSYLESDESDASDLLGDDLEVTLQTSAELLQQLQDVLDLLQNFIVGIAAISLVVGSIGIANIMLVSVTERTREIGIMKAVGAQNRDVLGLFLAESVVLGAIGAILGTALGLLVGYLGAWYVDLPLVYPLEYVALAIIIGVLVGIASGLYPAWRAARTDPIDALRYE